One Octopus sinensis linkage group LG11, ASM634580v1, whole genome shotgun sequence genomic window carries:
- the LOC115217352 gene encoding pneumococcal serine-rich repeat protein isoform X5, which translates to MASNEPREDSSFSGSLEADLSEQCTAKNNDQLALSQMKKTGDSGLQPRNIQVHSTAYSTREMNNTEPDSVRNMWSQAHMTSTASSSLNSVPGCQIPPPWPETLVMSTAASVPSTKNYNMPTQSSANNYPNVNPVNSYLLPNSSNSLPLSSCGNLKGPTYSDSIQKVPTSNQVPFFSPTSSSKKNNSVKILSASSTYSKTAAGFPSSTLGQIGFTTTSASSTSSTNPLMNPCPKYSAQSLGKPSGLITSSNISSIAPNFSNSGTEPTIISKSFSTPVNSMQLSHSNDSPVGVTSTESYQQSTPDINSMNITQVSNSSVSAGQMPSSSVIHMVAGSKKAGQMRPISVSPSHILSSSVSSGHLESSSLNQGHISSSSVTSGHCIEGSMNLGHMVNPVNPNNALLTPSHMQNNALKTSHGQMLPSTLQQQQHQQQQQQHQQQQQHQQQQHQSQISSGQIHPAQVQGGSLHTNQIPPGPKHSSQMPGVHTMHPIQMINTPMNQGPGSVHQPQVPAGIMHPSQMPAGHMQGKPMEHSQRSGHMHPDQMSNRPMLSGQISDIPISTPQSTVGSLQTGFVASYMNSNQSSVSSSSLQPTQAPSSSVYSPQGSVSSSYNIQDSIYSMQRSSNSSYPGQMSGGSVHPAQVSGGSIHPAQVSGASAHPAQVSGASAHPAQVSGASTHLAQVPGSSVQPVMVSGTSTHPAKVLGTPVRPAMMPGNSAHLAQVSSSSAHLAQVSGSSAHPAQVSGSSAHPAQVSGGSTLLAQVSAGSTQPVQVSGSSPYPAQVSGSSAHPAQVSSGSVHFAQVSGSSAHLVQMLGNTTQVLGNSVNSTPVACSSASSLQMSDNVSQLSQVSGSSVHPSQLSDNAVHLSQMAASSVHLPQGCSNSTSSAQISDSSHVTHLPSGSVDPLLVPGSSSHIMQKPASSTHLLQASNTSAHVSSVSHLSTVGPQLHGTSGKPLAANYTPTAPVPVSSGKQSLNNPVAPARTASDPTKLRSPYGNANFMKLNQVSSSSSESRGLKTNNLLSHSQGTTSSYKDSTNLSKTEQTVDSVTNTAFISSNTSPVERPVSSLPNISQVIEESLNTNMISDACRKDNSSNSCKKVKPSTEVSNTFQASSSSLPNQTIENVSKLNYISGNVVKTDKMYGSSLKPEQLPSSLVTNVQAPNNSRKTSEMSGNSKTDQMVAGYSGFGQISNTALKTGVVESTLPGNIVKPSTADNSKKPETTLGSNDNSMNTASVSTNSSRTGQLFGNTGKTDYVTGSSMKVEKVTGDPLKAVSQSKMGQVCSTTNRSVNQHPASMFSSNNDQASVSSSRISQNRRCSSSFKPDEVSGNSFRNENSLTSSTENFLVTASSAVSCQVSASSVSGSHTVSEAHTASSTQNSQVTASSIDHGQVSASSTESHQLLDNSQVSGSDHVTASSNEKNQVSASSSASLVGSTQVSCTDTNSNHASSSATSSENCQVTASCTENIQNVVSSMSVDQESSQDVATSSANSLLEDGFGNCDASDISASTTTFGNEITNNQGISSSTEFENQFDVQHLSSIDVNSAESSEATCRSVKDIGQASSSSQSDLRKTEKNQATSTTAIASSDCSEQAKLINSGSPSEPTSSSTENSQISSNIKEESAEARVETAMEVSSVEEADSATTSAETTKPKANGTTPCPPVVTTTEKSSSSSRKDHASETVDHDDHEHHAFLPDQLFEYQWPDMSSEWYILQEQVSEYLTVKSFKRKYPDLKRRPAEMKEKEFLRERGVVTETQCDLGLTALRCEEVYDLMLRDYPEKYQEFASILHERERQSINEKHKGYEVPPKLEKSKMADYVRKAMRSASEFNSQFQRERREERRAYFDLQTMVIHYPAHKYPKLETACAKVPAYPVSLIPGQYQEFYKKYEPKELKYFPLNTCIYGPPKRILNPLVKPSNVDSSEEMDDNQDDQADSGSDGESNDNDSSDSEVSQPVIPQPPPTPSPRRGRKSAADHKDHKELSFFSKKHTNQKKDCRFCHKGPMKGRNRKDELVSCSECGSTEIGVYTKTDGISKLTNDKMMFCDRCDRGYHTFCVGLKAIPTGRWECTSCKETEPVLLSPRNTPSSTAASPAHLSSIVAQSPLPVKIRKVYRRQKIC; encoded by the exons ATGGCCTCGAATGAGCCAAGAGAGGACTCGTCGTTTTCGGGTTCATTGGAAGCCGACTTAAGCGAACAATGTACAGCTAAAAACAACGACCAGCTCGCTCTTTCCCAGATGAAAAAG ACAGGGGACAGTGGTTTGCAACCCAGGAATATACAAGTCCACAGTACAGCTTACAGTACAagagaaatgaacaacactgaaCCAGATTCTGTGAGAAATATGTGGTCTCAAGCTCATATGACATCTACTGCTTCTAGTTCTTTGAATTCAGTTCCTGGCTGCCAAATTCCACCTCCTTGGCCCGAAACCTTGGTCATGAGCACAGCTGCTTCTGTACCATCTACTAAAAACTACAACATGCCAACCCAGTCCTCAGCAAATAACTATCCTAACGTTAACCCAGTAAACTCTTATTTATTACCCAACAGTTCAAATAGTTTACCATTATCTAGTTGTGGAAACCTCAAAGGACCTACCTATTCTGATAGTATCCAAAAAGTTCCTACAAGTAATCAAGTTCCATTTTTCAGTCCAACATCCAGCTCCAAAAAGAATAATTCTGTTAAAATTCTCTCTGCTTCTAGTACTTATAGTAAAACCGCTGCTGGTTTCCCCAGTTCAACATTAGGTCAGATAGGGTTCACTACAACTTCTGCTAGTTCTACAAGTTCAACAAACCCGCTAATGAATCCTTGtcctaaatattctgctcagagTCTTGGAAAACCATCTGGCCTAATAACATCAAGTAACATTAGCTCTATTGCTCCGAACTTTTCAAATTCTGGAACAGAACCCACGAttatttcaaaaagtttttcaaCTCCAGTAAATTCGATGCAGTTATCTCATAGTAATGACAGTCCGGTAGGGGTGACTTCGACGGAAAGTTATCAACAGTCCACACCAGATATTAACTCTATGAACATAACTCAGGTTTCAAATAGTTCTGTGAGTGCTGGACAAATGCCGAGCAGTTCAGTGATTCATATGGTTGCTGGTTCCAAGAAAGCTGGCCAGATGAGACCCATTTCTGTTAGTCCAAGTCATATATTATCTAGTTCTGTAAGTTCTGGACATCTGGAATCCAGTTCGTTGAACCAGGGTCATATCTCAAGTAGTTCTGTTACTTCTGGCCATTGTATTGAGGGATCGATGAATTTAGGTCATATGGTCAACCCAGTAAATCCTAATAATGCTTTGTTGACACCCAGTCATATGCAAAATAATGCTCTGAAAACAAGCCATGGCCAGATGTTACCTAGtacattacaacaacaacaacaccagcaacaacaacaacaacaccagcaacaacaacaacaccagcaacaacaacaccagagtCAAATTTCTAGTGGTCAAATACACCCTGCACAAGTACAGGGTGGTTCATTGCACACAAATCAAATACCCCCTGGTCCAAAACATTCGAGTCAAATGCCTGGTGTTCACACAATGCATCCTATTCAGATGATAAATACTCCTATGAATCAAGGGCCAGGCTCTGTGCATCAGCCTCAAGTTCCTGCTGGAATCATGCATCCCAGTCAAATGCCAGCAGGGCATATGCAGGGAAAGCCAATGGAGCATAGTCAGCGGTCAGGACATATGCATCCTGACCAAATGTCAAACAGACCAATGCTTTCCGGTCAAATATCAGACATACCCATAAGCACTCCTCAGTCTACTGTTGGTTCTTTACAAACTGGCTTTGTAGCTAGTTATATGAATTCTAACCAAAGTTCCGTTTCTAGTAGCTCTCTTCAGCCAACACAGGCTCCTAGTAGCTCTGTATATTCTCCACAAGGATCAGTCAGTTCTAGTTACAATATACAAGATTCTATTTACTCAATGCAAAGATCTAGCAATTCCTCCTATCCAGGACAAATGTCAGGAGGTTCTGTTCATCCTGCTCAGGTGTCAGGGGGCTCTATACacccggcacaggtgtcaggtgCTTCTGCACACCCTGCACAGGTGTCAGGTGCTTCTGCACACCCTGCTCAGGTGTCAGGTGCTTCCACACaccttgcacaggtgccaggaagtTCTGTACAACCTGTTATGGTGTCAGGTACTTCCACACACCCTGCAAAGGTATTAGGTACTCCTGTACGCCCAGCTATGATGCCAGGCAACTCCGCACACCTAGCACAGGTGTCAAGTAGCTCTGCACACCTGGCACAGGTGTCAGGCAGCTCTGCACACCCTGCACAGGTGTCAGGCAGTTCTGCACACCCTGCACAGGTGTCAGGCGGCTCCACACTCCTTGCACAGGTGTCAGCCGGCTCCACACAACCTGTACAGGTGTCAGGTAGTTCTCCATACCCTGCACAGGTGTCAGGCAGCTCTGCACACCCTGCACAGGTGTCAAGTGGCTCTGTACACTTTGCACAGGTGTCAGGCAGTTCTGCACACCTTGTACAAATGTTGGGTAATACTACCCAGGTGCTAGGCAATTCTGTTAACTCTACTCCAGTCGCTTGTAGCTCTGCCAGTTCTTTACAGATGTCAGATAATGTATCACAGCTTTCCCAAGTATCAGGCAGTTCTGTGCATCCATCACAACTATCAGACAACGCTGTGCATCTATCACAAATGGCTGCCAGCTCGGTGCATTTACCACAAGGATGTAGTAATTCTACTTCGTCAGCACAGATATCTGATAGCTCTCATGTAACACACCTACCCAGTGGCTCTGTGGATCCTCTGCTGGTTCCTGGTAGTTCTTCCCACATCATGCAGAAACCAGCTAGTTCTACTCACCTTTTACAAGCCTCAAACACTTCTGCACATGTGTCATCGGTTTCACATTTGAGCACAGTTGGGCCTCAACTGCATGGTACTTCTGGAAAGCCACTAGCTGCAAATTATACACCCACTGCACCAGTTCCAGTAAGCTCTGGTAAACAAAGCTTGAATAATCCTGTTGCTCCAGCAAGAACTGCCTCGGACcccactaagttacggagccCCTATGGGAATGCTAACTTTATGAAATTGAACCAAGTGTCTAGTAGTAGTTCTGAAAGTCGGGGTCTGAAAACTAATAACTTGTTGTCACACAGTCAGGGTACAACAAGCTCTTATAAAGATTCAACCAATCTCAGCAAAACAGAACAGACTGTCGACAGTGTTACTAACACTGCTTTTATTTCCAGTAACACTTCTCCGGTTGAAAGACCTGTTAGTAGTCTCCCCAATATAAGCCAGGTTATTGAGGAGTCATTGAATACTAACATGATTTCAGATGCTTGCAGGAAAGATAATAGTTCAAACTCGTGTAAAAAAGTCAAGCCATCTACTGAGGTTTCTAACACTTTTCAAGCTTCATCTAGTTCTCTCCCCAACCAAACaattgaaaatgtttcaaaattaaattatatttccgGGAATGTAGTTAAAACTGACAAAATGTATGGCAGTTCTTTAAAACCTGAACAGTTACCATCAAGTCTTGTCACAAATGTACAGGCACCCAATAACTCTCGAAAGACTAGTGAAATGTCTGGAAATTCCAAAACTGATCAGATGGTGGCTGGTTACAGTGGATTTGGTCAAATATCTAATACTGCTCTGAAGACTGGTGTAGTGGAAAGCACTTTACCTGGTAACATTGTAAAACCTTCAACAGCTGACAATTCTAAGAAACCTGAAACTACACTGGGAAGTAATGACAATTCCATGAACACTGCCTCTGTAAGTACCAATTCTTCGAGAACTGGTCAGTTGTTTGGCAACACTGGAAAGACAGATTATGTCACAGGAAGTTCTATGAAAGTGGAGAAAGTGACTGGTGATCCTTTAAAGGCAGTAAGTCAGAGTAAAATGGGCCAAGTGTGTAGCACAACTAACAGATCTGTTAACCAACATCCAGCTTCTATGTTTTCTTCAAATAACGACCAAGCATCCGTTTCTTCATCGCGAATTAGTCAGAATCGAAGATGTTCCAGCTCTTTCAAACCAGATGAAGTTTCTGGCAACTCCTTTCGGAATGAGAATTCTTTGACTAGTTCAACTGAAAATTTTCTCGTTACTGCCAGTTCAGCTGTAAGTTGTCAGGTATCAGCCAGTTCAGTAAGTGGAAGCCACACAGTTAGTGAAGCACATACAGCAAGCTCAACTCAGAACAGCCAGGTTACTGCTAGTTCCATTGACCATGGTCAGGTGTCGGCCAGTTCTACTGAAAGCCATCAGCTTTTAGATAACAGCCAAGTTAGTGGCAGTGATCATGTTACAGCCAGTTCTAATGAAAAGAATCAAGTTTCTGCAAGTTCTTCTGCTAGTCTCGTGGGCAGCACTCAGGTTAGTTGTACAGACACTAACAGCAACCATGCTAGTTCATCGGCTACCTCATCTGAAAATTGCCAAGTCACTGCCAGTTGCACTGAAAACATTCAGAATGTTGTTAGCTCAATGAGTGTGGACCAAGAAAGCAGCCAAGATGTTGCTACATCGTCAGCAAACAGTTTATTGGAAGATGGTTTTGGAAATTGTGATGCATCCGACATTTCTGCTTCAACCACAACGTTTGGCAATGAAATCACTAACAACCAAGGCATATCAAGTTCTACTGAATTTGAAAATCAGTTTGATGTGCAGCACTTGTCGAGTATTGATGTTAATTCTGCTGAAAGTTCAGAAGCCACTTGCAGGTCAGTGAAGGACATAGGACAGGCGTCAAGTTCTAGTCAGTCTGACTTgagaaaaacggaaaaaaatcAAGCAACTTCTACAACTGCTATTGCATCATCGGATTGTTCTGAACAAGCTAAATTAATTAACTCTGGCTCTCCTTCAGAACCGACATCTAGTTCTACCGAAAACTCTCAAATTAGTTCCAATATAAAAGAAGAATCAGCAGAAGCTAGGGTTGAAACAGCAATGGAGGTTTCAAGTGTCGAAGAAGCAGATTCAGCAACTACTAGTGCTGAAACTACAAAACCTAAAGCAAATGGGACCACACCTTGTCCACCAGTTGTAACAACAACAGAGAAAAGTAGTTCATCTAGCCGTAAAGATCACGCCAGTGAGACTGTGGATCATGACGACCATGAACA tcATGCCTTCCTTCCTGATCAACTTTTTGAGTACCAATGGCCAGATATGAGTAGCGAGTGGTACATACTGCAAGAGCAAGTCAGTGAATACTTGACTGTTAAATCATTTAAACGAAAATATCCAG ATCTGAAAAGACGGCCtgcagaaatgaaagaaaaggaattCTTGAGAGAACGTGGTGTAGTTACTGAAACCCAGTGTGATCTTG GATTAACCGCCCTAAGATGTGAAGAAGTATATGATTTGATGTTGAGAGATTATCCTGAGAAATATCAG gaATTCGCTTCAATTCTCCATGAACGGGAACGACAGTCTATTAATGAGAAGCACAAAGGTTATGAAGTG cctccTAAGCTTGAAAAGAGCAAGATGGCTGATTATGTAAGGAAAGCAATGAGATCAGCTTCGGAGTTTAATAGCCAGTTTCAgcgagaaagaagagaggagagaagggcATATTTTGACTTGCAAACTATG GTTATCCACTATCCTGCTCACAAATATCCAAAACTGGAAACTGCTTGTGCGAAAGTACCTGCTTATCCTGTTAGCTTGATTCCAGGGCAATACCAAGAATTCTACaaaaa ATATGAACCAAAGGAACTTAAATACTTTCCTCTCAACACGTGTATTTATGGGCCTCCCAAAAGGATACTTAATCCTTTAGTGAAACCTTCAAATGTGGATTCATCTGAAGAAATGGACGATAACCAAGAT gATCAAGCAGATTCTGGTTCCGATGGTGAGAGTAATGACAATGATTCAAGTGATTCTGAAGTTAGCCAGCCTGTAATTCCTCAACCACCTCCTACTCCTTCTCCACGGAGAGGCCGGAAAAGTGCTGCAGACCACAAGGACCACAAAGAG CTATCTTTTTTCTCCAAAAAGCATACAAACCAAAAGAAAGACTGCCGCTTTTGCCATAAGGGCCCCATGAAAGGGCGAAATAGAAAGGACGAGCTTGTCAGCTGTTCTGAATGTGGGTCAACTG AAATCGGTGTATATACTAAAACTGATGGCATCTCCAAATTAACAAAT